In Drosophila simulans strain w501 chromosome 3R, Prin_Dsim_3.1, whole genome shotgun sequence, a single window of DNA contains:
- the LOC6727815 gene encoding titin, giving the protein MSLDGGRLRYEDENGKTVVLAAKGRTFQVGSYYNCDLILEGPEEERLICEINCDAFGRVIIYNKSSGDPIHLNDVAIHASGKRPLLHGGKITIREKVYTWEFPKCSEVQEAPCTPERLLPKEQASNSCPSLKQSHRLQAEKRLTVHNFHYSINSDDEGNTSIESRDQSESHLEDVSLNESIQHSTEKTAYESPKVNLLEATQNKENTATPPGSHQKLLKLCAISDVVITSYSPRETGVKTEKSFSCVRKPGYTTTSLAVSTPKSIYSTPKGNVLSELNEDSCSRDLMDFSTPSTSKKTKRDSSMFLIDLTTPSKLRQTPKHSHAFKLTPKQTPISVDSTDESSDASPLVIDITNSDTPPSPSPSQRYKTPQRPAGITTPNRTPHSLMKRAMLTSIKKQIAANQPDKNTPIATPKRTSLLEARRHCLTTPRRLPFHPHRRTPVQREGHTRGNAPKTSPRKRMSLMESPRENKVSQLRKSFAAAKRSPGVDKSNKLVARARRSLNSPKSGSPKPGSSKPSSPCQKKTIDVSQIKSSTPEKPDDSQDELSRTFTIMHDTQGKDQSGAAMTIEAVTALITGEVDDDVSFQLSSLIEKRLPSVSSEEPTPIRDKVEPIGTESDVEGKLKSAQEDVNPKPDAAILDENERDKHEFETGKNEDECKEKDDLPVGKQLENAIIEDNICEEVHANIPQQTKNSNSEKIIEESICEELPLESTTGNSNSTGGTSQKENQPSPNAETPVVRRSLRRHSVEQRVASTTPRRSTRRSSMEASSKTLPEKDNKRSRRASCSAMDSQVAVTPRRKRRFTQEMSTPTRQSLRILNTPKRELQMDESVGDMGVILEEVGSEDDSKSVIADDENYGNELPVDDIDKVDFHGLRDLLKTPKSCSTPRFKGLRELMRTPKIPASPIIGNMAELLETSVGRTPFYDRRSTAVSRMEQEKPLENALKTPSARNIMVPNEPASAVLKSRKDSLEAATEYDLNVTNNTLHLDKIFEDVPETTGANMEDTEEINVTAISTATGVDPLDSINQNKTVASEALMNVGHTAKANASLKDPLTSTTYKATMHANPNLSAFADCGFRSISPNTNEMSGIQLLDQTSDSMFSEALVVSGVESCEVTVDETRPLGQTNPPIDNIEDRSDTDSNVGLTEPLVFSDDEEEPKKSEATPKQSDGAQEPSIAYKLEESVNLTEHNTVDENSRKVETGAISEISLIEVEDTTIEGSTCDENLEGGKLQEEKCLDIPSVNSDENIESAVVELTIVESEIFPLDTTADSSINSTNVIGSSVEETIPDQNLEGGKLQEEKSLDIPSVNSDENIESAVVELTIVESEIFPLDTTADSSINSTNVIDSSVEETIPDQNLEGDKLQEEKSLDIPPVNSDKNIQSAGVELTILESEIFPLDTTADSSINSTNLLDSTVEKTIPDQNLEGDKLQEEKSLDIPSVNSDENIESAVVELTILESEIFSLDTTADSSINSTNVLDCSVEKTIPDHNLNQEDAKSTNDAQDTSVTDEKSSTDLYGSVGEVSPSNKSEVHTDEPPIVISPSKELSKEAKSGDEPTDKDTSKPSIELSEELSEETKPDKVSSAAEPDRPATETLPTQKDTQTAQPEKGAPGAESKQPLHESHSDELVRETNSNEVSIDGEVIQPAIETLPFMEQKQEPDVSTDAESNQHCIESSPLKELSEETQPEKVHSLDNTKQEVNPYPVKDVLKETKTDESIQPVTNIYPTEELQEEAKPDESPTEIVQGSNETKTDTIKPIIETSPEREPPVAAHPDELPSSSVKDQVIVEKPSDETRTIIESSGDELLSEAGTDEVPDLSQIDQLITEKSPAEKPTEKAKHDETQEVIETSPGEKDPIEASTKENPSVSKIDNVVVETNPQTDEPIPSDEIKNCGPVDMCIDEVSLSNSSAVFEIEHSEKVAMTSLDLDTSAISKEKENMEALPNHVACVNQSSIASDLANVSSLEVSTNLSPNTRLCGTSMSQNESAQIDEQNENDHVEEYVAMEASSNEIIAAHKESDEKFDENIPDDTLSVLEQSSLDENALIHQSLTDQNKEVSIIEESEAVVSEEPKESQPNQDFKTEVIQLDASIIVEQDTLDEDTSVGEDKDQSTEMSMLKEQTNADQIIDVNSMDKKESTDCNPKMDSDEKDNDDEVIQLDASSLDESYTEPSVLVEQHSDMELNTKETEKCNQNQSDDEVISLDSSGIAEQCPLKEDSIIEDPNDDSIIEGIVIEDNDVKECVSEESSNQNEVTEPANHISIITEEPYEKEICPKISTVNAAISSPHQVESQKMYEQINQVETLIGCNTSHVIINSSSPNGELLNASSERDIELPIPKVEDVSDAMPDFQCAQDGGEVEKVDIMSEDIAKDQQPQPGDPANSSSTGHGPESTVPHDDAVDKIEPAPFNSTNSSVVPSENEPQEVVSIKESADFTKSSEGGDATDNIQEKCNLPSERDQEQEDGTHIKPVSEDKSLTKTESNSAVDSDQEMLAVKDDAGCSQEKTSEKPIHSTSTDSKSKDRTDIIVSKQTISPEPTEMSGLISKPSKQEEKLTHEDESKPVKRVTRKGSASADSATEVERPKRMTRKPSAEVLEIEDRGSDTKQEDDLSIKSRGRARKPSSDVNEDKKEAITEKRGRVRTASVEAETTANVEQKEIPGHKSDEALKPILEEEPEPEVEKRIESNAEQAIIIDKPKKRLRKASSKESDTPLDNKEKINTDLEGANVPGSTHSINSEQRDVPEVEGDLEGKIEVQETNQKQTTKERPKRRGRKASANETDDASEKIEKAEDHLKAINQDGKLAVVLPTTSNEIENTNTEIVADLELKPKRRVRKASAKETNTTSDKKEKTVDILAPVIEVEPSLSSKKNSSHSESKGPAPVATLNISKEEQDPDNVPNVSSENRAPKESKKQEDVSKETGNTRAERPKRRLRKASEDIVNEANDAHNPETAEALASVQEDHLNLADQELPKKRARKSAEFMVANVEEHAKEEHVERPKRRGRKPSQDIDHVSQDVLEKPKRRGKTPADRETHPLGDEKQEPSLPVVEPAKKTRRNARKASAETVEAVSTSGEEHLAQIREEATEPVTESEPAPTELLPDEGEVNKTQRRGRKPTLDTDEGIKKTPPEDPAPLPSHSRRRGRKATEDEALPTADLAVPKTKLRGRRASMEPEHKDELPAESSSDVVELPAAKTTRRGRKPSVDMKATTPEKKPPSRRVRKASASVDEEQPVAKKTAIRRGRKNEAQDEEREQIDLQDLPTEIASALVDTSGSPSKASDAEELTPRRREGRNLPRKNYEEAPDDEKPHSGLRRARKPPAASKALANKASEPDPVTPLPVTNQPPVKADDTPDNAASLPEPTTSQRREGRNLPRKNYTEDLDDEKPTPARSRRVRNLTAKALELIVDSSPRPATPKRPKGKAANSEEPPAKKATPEIPSTTEASGPEHEPIPATKGRGTRRKADDSDLEKPDVKTAKKTVRGAGGKTKVETETEKQPPIKKPRGGARAKTPSEEAPQEEEQAKKPAPRSRAKGAKAVEPEQPAEVPQVEAGSSTSTAAVRGGRGRKVHFETAPETSAVEGAPQRATRSRRK; this is encoded by the exons ATGTCGCTGGATGGCGGCAGGTTGCGCTACGAGGACGAAAATGGTAAAACCGTGGTTCTGGCAGCCAAAGGGCGCACCTTCCAGGTGGGCTCCTACTACAATTGCGACCTCATCCTGGAGGGGCCAGAGGAGGAGCGTCTAATTTGCGAGATTAACTGCGATGCCTTCGGCAGG GTCATCATATACAACAAGTCCAGCGGAGATCCCATTCATCTCAACGACGTGGCCATCCATGCTTCAGGCAAGCGTCCTTTGCTACACGGTGGCAAGATTACTATTCGAGAGAAGGTCTACACTTGGGAGTTCCCGAAGTGCTCCGAGGTGCAGGAAGCCCCATGCACCCCAGAACGCCTATTGCCCAAAGAACAAGCGTCAAACTCTTGCCCTTCATTGAAG cAATCGCATCGTCTACAAGCCGAAAAACGCCTGACAGTTCACAA TTTTCACTATAGCATCAATTCGGACGACGAAGGAAATACTTCTATAGAGTCTCGTGATCAGAGTGAGTCTCACTTGGAGGATGTCTCACTGAATGAATCCATTCAACACAGCACAGAGAAGACAGCTTACGAGTCCCCCAAAGTAAATCTTCTAGAGGCTACGCAGAATAAGGAGAATACCGCAACGCCACCAGGTAGCCACCAGAAGCTACTAAAGCTGTGCGCCATCTCCGACGTGGTTATTACCTCTTATTCGCCGCGCGAGACTGGCGTTAAGACCGAGAAATCCTTTTCATGTGTGCGAAAACCTGGCTACACCACGACGTCTTTGGCAGTTTCCACGCCCAAGAGCATATACAGCACCCCCAAGGGCAATGTGCTCTCTGAACTAAACGAAGACAGCTGCAGCCGAGATCTAATGGACTTTAGCACGCCATCCACCTCAAAGAAGACCAAGCGGGATTCGTCTATGTTCCTGATAGATCTGACCACCCCATCAAAGCTACGACAAACACCCAAACATTCGCATGCATTCAAGCTCACACCCAAACAGACGCCTATCAGTGTAGACAGCACCGACGAATCATCAGATGCATCCCCATTAGTCATTGACATAACTAACTCTGACACACCGCCATCACCAAGCCCTTCGCAACGGTATAAAACTCCTCAGCGTCCGGCTGGTATCACCACACCCAATAGAACGCCCCATTCCCTGATGAAACGAGCTATGCTTACCAGCATTAAAAAGCAGATCGCCGCCAACCAACCAGATAAGAATACCCCCATAGCCACTCCCAAGCGGACATCTCTTCTGGAGGCTCGTCGCCACTGCCTGACTACGCCTCGGCGTTTGCCATTCCATCCACATCGGCGTACGCCAGTCCAGCGAGAAGGGCATACGAGAGGAAACGCACCCAAGACCTCGCCACGCAAACGTATGTCACTAATGGAGTCTCCCAGAGAGAACAAGGTCTCCCAGCTCAGAAAGTCGTTTGCGGCTGCCAAGCGTAGTCCCGGCGTTGACAAGAGCAACAAGCTCGTAGCCAGGGCACGTCGTTCGCTTAACTCGCCGAAAAGTGGCTCCCCTAAGCCTGGATCATCTAAGCCGTCATCGCCatgtcaaaaaaaaacaatcgatGTGTCCCAGATCAAGAGCTCCACTCCGGAAAAACCGGACGATTCTCAGGATGAGCTGAGCCGCACGTTCACTATAATGCATGATACCCAAGGAAAGGATCAGAGTGGCGCAGCAATGACAATTGAAGCGGTTACTGCTCTCATCACTGGGGAAGTAGACGATGATGTATCCTTTCAGCTGAGTTCCCTAATTGAAAAGAGGCTTCCGTCAGTGAGCTCAGAAGAGCCTACACCTATCCGAGACAAAGTTGAGCCGATCGGGACAGAATCAGATGTGGAAGGCAAGTTAAAATCTGCACAGGAAGATGTGAATCCTAAGCCAGATGCGGCCATACTCGACGAGAATGAACGTGACAAACATGAATTTGAAACCGGCAAAAATGAAGACGAATGTAAAGAAAAAGATGATCTTCCAGTCGGCAAACAACTAGAGAATGCTATTATTGAGGATAACATTTGCGAAGAGGTTCATGCAAATATTCCTCAACAAACTAAGAATT cTAATTCTGAGAAAATAATCGAGGAAAGTATTTGCGAAGAGCTGCCCTTGGAGAGTACTACTGGTAATTCAAATTCAACTG GAGGGACATCTCAAAAAGAGAACCAACCATCTCCAAATGCAGAAACCCCCGTGGTTCGCAGGAGCTTGCGCCGTCATTCTGTTGAGCAGAGGGTAGCGTCAACAACGCCACGGAGAAGCACTCGGCGATCCTCGATGGAGGCCAGCAGTAAGACATTACCCGAGAAGGACAACAAGCGTTCTCGCCGTGCATCCTGTTCAGCAATGGACAGCCAAGTCGCTGTTACTCCCCGCCGCAAGCGGCGATTTACGCAAGAAATGTCCACACCAACGCGCCAATCGTTGCGTATTTTGAACACACCCAAGAGGGAACTTCAGATGGATGAATCTGTGGGCGATATGGGAGTCATATTGGAAGAAGTTGGTTCCGAAGATG ATAGTAAATCTGTCATCGCTGATGACGAAAATTATGGCAACGAGCTGCCAGTTGATGATATCGACAAGGTAGATTTCCACGGCCTACGGGATTTATTGAAAACACCAAAAAGCTGCAGCACACCACGCTTTAAAGGGCTAAGGGAACTGATGCGAACTCCGAAAATTCCTGCCTCACCAATTATAGGAAATATGGCAGAACTATTAGAAACCTCTGTTGGTAGGACTCCTTTCTACGATAGAAGAAGCACTGCAGTATCCCGCATGGAGCAAGAAAAGCCTCTGGAAAATGCCCTGAAGACGCCCAGTGCCCGGAATATCATGGTGCCAAATGAACCAGCTAGCGCAGTGTTAAAGTCTCGCAAGGATTCTCTGGAGGCAGCCACAGAATATGATCTGAATGTGACGAACAACACATTGCATTTGGACAAGATTTTCGAGGACGTGCCCGAAACGACTGGGGCCAATATGGAAGACACGGAAGAGATAAATGTGACAGCGATCAGCACAGCGACTGGAGTTGATCCTCTGGATTCAATAAATCAGAACAAAACAGTGGCATCAGAGGCACTGATGAATGTCGGGCATACAGCCAAAGCGAACGCTTCCCTAAAAGATCCTCTGACAAGCACCACCTACAAAGCTACCATGCATGCCAATCCCAATCTTAGCGCCTTTGCAGATTGCGGCTTCAGGTCTATTTCGCCCAACACAAACGAGATGAGTGGAATTCAGTTGTTGGACCAGACGTCGGACTCAATGTTCTCCGAAGCACTAGTAGTTTCGGGCGTAGAGTCGTGTGAAGTCACCGTGGATGAGACGAGGCCTTTAGGCCAGACCAATCCACCTATTGATAACATTGAGGATCGCTCAGATACAGACTCAAATGTCGGCCTTACTGAGCCCTTGGTATTTAGTGATGATGAGGAGGAGCCAAAGAAATCGGAAGCAACTCCCAAACAGTCTGACGGTGCTCAGGAACCATCTATAGCCTACAAGCTTGAAGAATCTGTCAATCTGACGGAACACAACACTGTCGATGAGAATTCAAGGAAAGTCGAAACGGGTGCTATCAgtgaaatttcattaattgaAGTGGAAGATACCACAATTGAGGGAAGTACTTGCGACGAAAATCTCGAAGGTGGCAAACTTCAAGAAGAGAAATGTCTAGATATCCCATCAGTTAATTCTGATGAAAATATTGAATCTGCAGTGGTGGAATTGACGATCGTAGAGTCAGAGATATTTCCTTTAGACACAACAGCGGATAGTTCGATCAATTCTACCAATGTCATTGGCAGTAGTGTGGAAGAAACTATACCTGACCAAAATCTCGAAGGTGGCAAACTTCAAGAAGAGAAAAGTCTAGATATCCCATCAGTTAATTCTGATGAAAATATTGAATCTGCAGTGGTGGAATTGACGATCGTAGAGTCAGAGATATTTCCTTTAGACACAACCGCAGATAGTTCGATCAATTCTACTAATGTCATTGACAGTAGTGTGGAAGAAACTATACCTGACCAAAATCTCGAAGGTGACAAACTTCAAGAAGAGAAAAGTCTAGATATCCCACCAGTTAATTctgataaaaatattcaatctGCAGGGGTGGAATTGACGATCCTAGAGTCAGAGATATTTCCTTTAGACACAACAGCGGATAGTTCGATTAATTCTACTAATCTTCTTGACAGTACTGTGGAAAAAACTATACCTGACCAAAATCTCGAAGGTGACAAACTTCAAGAAGAGAAAAGTCTAGATATCCCATCAGTTAATTCagatgaaaatattgaatCTGCAGTGGTGGAATTGACGATCCTAGAgtcagaaatattttctttagaCACAACAGCGGATAGTTCGATTAATTCCACTAATGTCCTTGACTGTAGTGTGGAAAAAACTATACCTGACCATAATCTTAATCAGGAAGATGCCAAGTCCACAAACGATGCCCAAGACACTTCAGTTACAGATGAAAAATCCTCCACTGACTTATATGGTTCAGTTGGCGAAGTATCACCTTCCAATAAAAGTGAGGTGCATACTGATGAACCACCAATCGTAATATCACCTTCTAAAGAACTGTCAAAAGAGGCAAAATCTGGTGATGAGCCCACCGACAAAGACACCTCAAAACCATCTATAGAGCTCTCTGAAGAACTTTCCGAAGAAACCAAACCAGATAAGGTTTCGAGTGCTGCAGAACCGGATCGACCAGCCACAGAAACTTTGCCGACTCAAAAAGATACACAAACAGCACAACCCGAAAAGGGAGCCCCTGGCGCAGAGTCTAAGCAACCGTTGCATGAATCACATTCCGATGAACTTGTAAGAGAAACCAACTCCAATGAGGTCTCAATTGATGGCGAAGTCATTCAACCAGCCATTGAGACTTTGCCTTTTATggaacaaaaacaagaaccTGATGTTTCTACTGATGCAGAATCTAATCAACATTGCATCGAAAGTTCGCCTCTCAAAGAACTTTCAGAGGAAACCCAACCTGAGAAGGTACACTCTTTAGATAATACTAAACAAGAAGTAAACCCGTATCCCGTCAAGGATGTTttaaaggaaacaaaaactgatGAATCTATCCAACCCGTCACCAACATATATCCAACCGAGGAACTTCAAGAAGAAGCTAAACCTGATGAATCACCTACTGAAATTGTTCAAGGATCCAACGAGACGAAAACTGATACTATTAAACCAATAATCGAAACATCACCTGAAAGAGAACCTCCAGTAGCGGCACATCCTGATGAGTTGCCTTCTTCTAGTGTAAAGGATCAAGTAATTGTCGAAAAGCCATCTGATGAAACTAGGACAATCATCGAATCTTCAGGTGACGAGCTACTTTCAGAAGCAGGAACTGATGAAGTGCCTGATCTAAGTCAAATCGATCAACTAATAACTGAAAAGTCACCCGCCGAAAAACCGACTGAGAAAGCAAAACATGATGAGACTCAGGAAGTCATCGAAACATCACCCGGGGAGAAAGATCCAATCGAAGCCAGTACTAAAGAGAATCCATCTGTTAGTAAAATTGATAATGTAGTTGTGGAAACTAATCCTCAAACAGATGAGCCAATTCCATCggatgaaattaaaaactgcgGGCCGGTAGATATGTGCATCGATGAGGTCTCTTTAAGCAATTCCAGTGCAGTATTTGAGATCGAACACTCTGAAAAAGTCGCGATGACTTCTCTAGACTTAGATACTTCCGCTATAAgtaaagaaaaggaaaatatggAAGCTTTGCCGAATCACGTCGCTTGTGTTAATCAGTCTTCTATAGCGAGCGATCTTGCTAATGTAAGCTCATTAGAAGTATCAACGAATTTATCTCCCAATACTCGTCTATGTGGGACATCAATGTCACAGAATGAAAGCGCTCAAATTGATGAACAGAATGAAAACGATCACGTCGAAGAATACGTCGCAATGGAGGCAtcatcaaatgaaattatcgCTGCTCATAAAGAGAGTGATGAGAAATTTGATGAAAATATACCTGACGATACCTTGAGCGTTCTTGAACAAAGTTCACTGGATGAAAATGCACTAATTCATCAATCTCTAACGGACCAGAATAAAGAGGTTTCTATTATAGAGGAATCCGAAGCTGTTGTTTCAGAGGAACCTAAGGAAAGCCAACCAAACCAGGATTTCAAAACAGAGGTGATTCAGTTAGATGCCTCCATAATTGTTGAGCAAGATACACTAGATGAAGATACATCAGTTGGAGAGGATAAAGATCAATCCACAGAAATGTCTATGCTTAAAGAACAAACTAATGCCGACCAAATAATAGATGTTAACTCGATGGACAAAAAAGAATCCACAGATTGTAACCCCAAAATGGATTCTGACGAAAAGGACAATGACGATGAAGTTATTCAATTAGATGCCTCGAGCTTAGATGAAAGTTACACAGAACCATCCGTCTTAGTCGAACAACATTCAGATATGGAGTTGAACACTAAGGAAACGGagaaatgcaatcaaaatcaatctGACGATGAGGTGATTTCGTTAGATTCCTCAGGCATTGCTGAGCAATGTCCTTTAAAAGAAGATTCAATAATTGAAGATCCAAACGATGATTCCATTATAGAGGGTATCGTAATAGAAGACAATGATGTAAAAGAATGTGTGTCTGAAGAGTCATCTAACCAAAATGAAGTCACTGAACCAGCAAAtcatatttcaattataaCTGAAGAGCCATACGAAAAAGAAATCTGCCCTAAGATATCAACTGTAAACGCTGCAATCTCTTCACCACACCAAGTGGAATCACAAAAAATGTACGAACAAATAAATCAGGTAGAAACTCTCATAGGGTGTAACACATCACACGTAATAATAAATTCATCAAGTCCCAATGGGGAACTTCTTAATGCTTCTTCGGAACGTGACATTGAGCTTCCTATTCCAAAAGTGGAAGACGTATCTGATGCAATGCCAGATTTTCAATGTGCTCAAGATGGCGGTGAAGTAGAAAAGGTTGATATTATGTCAGAGGACATTGCCAAAGACCAGCAACCTCAGCCAGGAGACCCAGCTAATTCTAGCTCTACAGGCCACGGACCTGAATCGACAGTACCTCACGATGATGCCGTTGATAAAATAGAACCTGCCCCATTCAATTCTACTAATTCTTCTGTGGTACCTTCAGAAAACGAGCCACAAGAAGTAGTCAGTATTAAAGAATCTGCCGACTTCACAAAATCAAGTGAAGGTGGAGACGCTACTGATAATATAcaagaaaaatgcaatttaccaTCGGAACGAGATCAAGAGCAAGAAGATGGAACACATATCAAGCCAGTATCTGAAGATAAATCTCTAACAAAAACAGAGTCCAATTCTGCAGTTGATTCGGATCAGGAAATGTTAGCCGTTAAAGATGATGCTGGGTGTAGCCAGGAAAAAACATCTGAGAAGCCTATTCATAGTACTTCAACAGATTCCAAAAGTAAAGATCGAACCGACATTATAGTttccaaacaaacaatatCCCCCGAGCCCACGGAGATGTCCGGACTTATCAGCAAGCCTtcaaaacaagaagaaaagtTGACGCATGAAGATGAATCTAAGCCAGTAAAAAGAGTGACCAGAAAGGGATCTGCTTCCGCGGATAGTGCGACTGAGGTTGAACGTCCAAAAAGAATGACGAGGAAACCATCTGCTGAGGTTTTGGAAATAGAAGACCGTGGAAGCGATACTAAGCAAGAAGATGATCTCAGCATTAAATCTAGGGGACGAGCTAGAAAACCATCATCAGATGTGAATGAGGACAAAAAGGAAGCTATTACAGAAAAAAGAGGACGAGTACGCACTGCATCCGTCGAAGCTGAAACCACAGCAAATGTCGAACAGAAAGAAATCCCGGGCCATAAATCTGATGAAGCTCTTAAACCCATCCTAGAAGAAGAACCAGAGCCAGAAGTTGAGAAAAGAATCGAGTCAAATGCAGAACAGGCGATCATCATAGACAAACCCAAAAAACGATTAAGGAAGGCATCTTCAAAGGAATCGGATACTCCATTggataataaagaaaaaattaatacGGACTTGGAAGGTGCCAACGTACCTGGAAGTACTCATTCGATTAACAGCGAGCAACGAGATGTTCCAGAGGTGGAAGGCGATTTAGAAGGTAAAATAGAAGTGCAGGAAACCAACCAGAAACAGACCACTAAAGAACGACCCAAAAGACGCGGAAGAAAGGCATCTGCTAATGAAACGGACGACGCATCcgagaaaattgaaaaagctgAAGATCATTTGAAGGCCATTAACCAAGATGGAAAGTTAGCAGTTGTTTTACCTACTACAAGCAATGAAATAGAGAACACAAATACAGAAATTGTAGCAGACTTAGAGCTAAAGCCAAAAAGACGGGTGCGGAAAGCATCTGCAAAGGAAACAAACACGACGTCGGATAAAAAGGAAAAGACTGTAGATATTTTAGCACCAGTCATAGAAGTGGAACCCTCGCTGTCCAGTAAAAAGAATTCGAGTCACTCGGAATCAAAGGGGCCTGCACCGGTTGCTACTTTGAATATATCCAAGGAAGAACAAGATCCCGATAATGTGCCAAATGTCTCATCGGAAAACAGGGCGCCTAAGGAGTCAAAGAAGCAGGAAGATGTGTCCAAAGAGACAGGTAATACTCGCGCAGAGAGACCAAAGCGAAGACTTCGCAAGGCATCCGAAGATATAGTCAACGAAGCAAATGACGCACATAATCCTGAAACGGCGGAGGCTTTGGCTTCCGTCCAAGAGGATCACTTAAATCTAGCTGATCAAGAATTGCCGAAAAAACGTGCACGAAAATCAGCAGAATTTATGGTCGCAAATGTAGAGGAGCATGCTAAGGAAGAACACGTTGAAAGACCGAAGCGTAGAGGACGCAAGCCTTCTCAAGACATTGATCATGTTTCCCAAGATGTTCTGGAAAAACCAAAGCGGAGGGGTAAAACACCAGCAGATCGTGAAACTCACCCTCTGGGCGATGAAAAGCAGGAGCCATCTTTGCCAGTTGTAGAGCCTGCGAAGAAGACCAGACGTAATGCACGCAAAGCTTCTGCGGAAACTGTTGAAGCCGTTTCAACTAGCGGCGAAGAGCATCTTGCGCAAATAAGAGAAGAGGCGACCGAGCCAGTCACAGAATCAGAACCGGCACCAACTGAATTACTTCCAGATGAGGGTGAGGTAAACAAGACCCAGCGACGCGGTCGTAAGCCCACTTTGGATACGGATGAGGGGATTAAAAAGACACCACCAGAGGATCCAGCTCCGCTTCCCTCTCATTCACGCAGACGTGGACGCAAAGCCACCGAGGATGAGGCCTTACCAACTGCAGATCTGGCTGTGCCGAAAACAAAGCTTCGTGGACGCAGGGCGTCCATGGAGCCAGAACATAAGGACGAGCTCCCAGCGGAGTCTAGTTCCGATGTCGTGGAACTGCCAGCGGCCAAGACAACGCGCCGCGGTAGAAAGCCAAGTGTAGATATGAAAGCGACCACACCGGAGAAGAAACCACCATCTCGACGTGTGCGCAAGGCATCAGCGAGTGTCGATGAGGAACAGCCAGTGGCCAAGAAAACGGCAATACGTCGCGGTCGTAAAAACGAAGCTCAAGACGAGGAAAGAGAACAGATCGACTTGCAGGACTTGCCTACCGAAATTGCTTCGGCGCTCGTGGACACATCGGGATCCCCTTCGAAGGCTTCCGATGCCGAAGAACTTACTCCACGCCGCCGAGAGGGACGCAACTTGCCACGTAAAAACTACGAGGAGGCACCGGACGATGAGAAGCCGCATTCAGGACTGCGACGGGCACGCAAGCCACCAGCGGCAAGCAAGGCCCTGGCCAACAAGGCGTCAGAGCCAGATCCAGTTACACCTTTGCCCGTAACCAATCAACCGCCCGTGAAAGCAGACGATACACCCGACAACGCAGCTTCTCTTCCGGAGCCCACAACCTCGCAGCGACGCGAAGGACGAAACCTACCGCGCAAGAACTACACGGAGGATCTGGACGACGAAAAGCCAACACCGGCTCGTAGTCGCCGCGTACGCAACCTGACTGCAAAGGCGCTGGAATTAATTGTGGACTCTTCACCGCGGCCAGCGACTCCGAAACGGCCGAAGGGCAAGGCAGCCAACTCTGAGGAGCCACCGGCAAAGAAGGCCACCCCAGAAATTCCATCAACAACAGAAGCGTCTGGGCCAGAGCATGAGCCGATCCCAGCAACCAAGGGGCGTGGAACTCGTCGAAAGGCCGACGACAGCGATTTGGAGAAGCCGGATGTCAAAACAGCCAAAAAGACCGTACGCGGCGCgggaggaaaaaccaaagtcgagACTGAAACGGAGAAGCAACCACCCATCAAAAAGCCGCGGGGCGGAGCTCGTGCCAAAACACCATCGGAGGAGGCTCCTCAGGAGGAGGAACAGGCAAAGAAGCCTGCCCCTCGCAGTCGAGCAAAAGGCGCCAAGGCAGTAGAACCGGAGCAGCCCGCCGAGGTTCCCCAAGTCGAAGCCGGCTCCTCCACATCGACGGCGGCAGTTCGAGGTGGCCGAGGCCGGAAGGTACACTTTGAGACCGCGCCGGAGACCTCTGCTGTTGAGGGTGCGCCACAGCGCGCAACTCGGTCACGACGAAAGTAA